The following is a genomic window from Aphis gossypii isolate Hap1 chromosome X, ASM2018417v2, whole genome shotgun sequence.
tataaacaagTAGTTctaaaaatggtaattttgTGAGCGAAATACTCATAGCAACACCAACGACGggttagttaaattaattctcTGCCTAAAACATACATCCTCTCCCCAAACATTTAATACCCATTAGGTATaagaaataactttaataaaccattttgtactctatacattaaaattaaattacaatcatggagatattataaaattgaataatttaaacaaaaggaaatcttattttcaattaattggtttaatttttcaaatgcacttagaataaatttcaataaaatatttattggattttaattattttatcacatgaattaaattaaaaactgtgaCTTGGTTTTaaggaataaattaaaattttacaaatacttCCTTACAAAATAcgaattataatgaatagtaagttattaattttctatcttaaattaattttgatcagAATTTACTGAAACATTAATGGAATTTATCGAAATAGATTTAGAaacaatataagaaatatatggAAATCacctaagttattataaaaagatttactaaaaaaactgGACAATAACCTGGTTATCTACTAcaacactattttattttgtaaacaagtGATTGTTAAATACAAATGGCATGCCtgttaattaagttatttatgatcttttacttttttttgttttttttttagttttaacagGTGACCCTGATTTATAGCAGTAAAATTGAGTAACAATTATAAAGTTGGCAAAAGATGCCAAAGCAAAACTCCAAATTAAAAGGCTATCTCCAGTTTCTTGTATAGACGTGAATACTCGTACAGATGATcccaaaaataaaagaatacacGTAGCCATTGATAATTGCCCTGtgcttttattttgataattcacATAACCTTGAGTCATCTATaggtaaaaaaacataataatatttaatttaaatttaattaaaatattaattatatttaagtatatttcatatttacctTGCCATAAAACATTAAAGGTATGCTGATAAATTGTGCATTCCAAAGGAAGGAATTTGGAACAATATCAGATACGAGAAGAAACAATAAAGAACAATAAATGAATGCAAAAGCACTAGCCGCCCTCTTGGATATGTTATAATAGAAaactaatattacaattagtaGGGTTtggaataatatgaataatgaatcACCCCATGaactgtaaaacaaaataaaatacaattatcaatacacaatacataaataaacaaatttgaattaatttatcaccTGAATGGAAATTGACTAGAATAGCTATATACAACATTTGCCGTGACCGCAAATAGATCCATGCAAACATTTACCAAACTAATTCCAACAGCACTTTTACTTTGCCATACTTTGATAACTTGTGGAAGtttgactaaaaaataaataatattcattaataatttattgcagtTTTAATGGAGATATTTTGctaattataggtaaatagggGCTATGGCATACCcactatatatacaaatgCATCATATGAAATATCTTGTTTTCATACCtacatgtgttgtctccgtcttataAGTGAATAGTATAGCGAATTTATAAGCAGATCATAATATAGATCATGTTTAGCTCTATTAGATgtgtatgtaatatagtataaattaaaaatgctcataactcacttaaaaactgaaaaatcgtaaaaaaccaACATACAAACACAGATTATGTTcttaccatatatatataagtcaattcactctaatttttaaactaacgtAATCTACTGAGCataaatttgctatgttacacacttataaaaaggagacaacacatgcgggtaTGGTGTATTCTTGACAAATAAACGTATAGGCTAAatgaagtaatataaatttataacataaattatataataaagtatattgtaaaacatatatgaataacaattattacctAAAAGAGATCCACCAACTATTCCAAATCCAAGACCTTTACTGAGAGCAGATCTTATACAAGTACctggaaaaaaaagttttatatattaatatttaaaagtaatatcatagcatttcataattatattgttaattagttAGATT
Proteins encoded in this region:
- the LOC114127910 gene encoding mannose-P-dolichol utilization defect 1 protein homolog, producing the protein MNPFTELLHRVALLVLTPKCYEVFFYDLDFFNGTCIRSALSKGLGFGIVGGSLLVKLPQVIKVWQSKSAVGISLVNVCMDLFAVTANVVYSYSSQFPFSSWGDSLFILFQTLLIVILVFYYNISKRAASAFAFIYCSLLFLLVSDIVPNSFLWNAQFISIPLMFYGKMTQGYVNYQNKSTGQLSMATCILLFLGSSVRVFTSIQETGDSLLIWSFALASFANFIIVTQFYCYKSGSPVKTKKKTKKSKRS